Proteins encoded together in one Fibrobacter sp. UWH4 window:
- a CDS encoding nitrogenase component 1, translating into MSDSTIKRKKSNSISDPRYACAVGASHTVVAIKGAVPIANCSPGCQLKQTAFLTFENGFQGSIYAGAGNMPSANSTENDIVFGGIKTLDQLIKSTLKVFNGDLYVVLTGCVGGLIGDDVSSLVRGYRDLGYPIVSVDTAGFKGNNLFGHEEVVNAIVDQFVGDYKGKRKKGLVNLWFETPYYNQNWRGDYQEIARILRGAGFEVNVPFGPENEGVKDWLRIPKAQFNLVISTWVGVRNAEHLQEKYGQPFLHIPEIPLGAEATSEFIRKVVEFAGIDKKQSEKFIKEENRIYYYYLEHFSEFFAEYWFGMPSEFAITADSAYTLAYTKFLVDQIGLIPRKAIISDDPPEKFRKGIKDAFHNISEGVDVDVEFEEDGYLIEKSIKEVNFSSGKPLILASSWEINIANEKNALLFEITPPSSETLIINRSFVGYKGALNLLEKIYSTSVGGK; encoded by the coding sequence ATGTCTGATTCTACAATTAAAAGAAAAAAGAGTAATTCCATTTCGGACCCCCGATACGCTTGTGCGGTTGGTGCATCTCATACGGTTGTAGCGATTAAGGGTGCAGTTCCCATTGCCAACTGTTCTCCGGGTTGCCAGCTTAAGCAAACGGCTTTTCTCACCTTCGAAAATGGCTTTCAGGGCAGTATTTATGCCGGCGCTGGTAACATGCCGAGTGCAAACTCCACTGAAAACGACATCGTCTTTGGCGGCATCAAGACTTTGGATCAGTTGATCAAGTCGACGCTCAAGGTGTTCAATGGCGACCTCTACGTTGTGCTTACCGGTTGCGTGGGAGGTCTTATCGGCGACGATGTTTCGAGCCTGGTTCGTGGCTACCGCGATTTGGGTTACCCGATTGTGTCTGTCGATACAGCTGGTTTCAAGGGCAACAACCTTTTCGGCCACGAAGAAGTCGTGAACGCGATTGTCGACCAGTTCGTTGGCGATTACAAGGGTAAACGCAAAAAAGGTCTTGTCAATCTTTGGTTTGAAACTCCTTACTACAACCAGAACTGGCGTGGAGACTATCAGGAAATTGCCCGTATTCTCCGTGGTGCCGGTTTTGAAGTCAATGTTCCCTTCGGACCCGAAAACGAAGGTGTTAAGGATTGGTTGCGCATTCCGAAGGCCCAATTCAACTTGGTGATTTCGACCTGGGTGGGCGTTCGAAACGCAGAACACCTCCAGGAAAAATACGGTCAGCCGTTCCTGCACATTCCTGAAATTCCGCTCGGCGCCGAAGCGACAAGCGAATTTATCCGTAAAGTTGTCGAATTTGCCGGAATTGACAAGAAACAGAGCGAAAAGTTCATCAAGGAAGAAAACAGAATCTATTACTACTATCTGGAACACTTCTCTGAATTCTTCGCCGAATACTGGTTCGGTATGCCCAGCGAATTTGCCATTACCGCAGATTCCGCCTACACGCTTGCCTACACCAAGTTCCTCGTAGACCAAATCGGTCTTATTCCGCGCAAGGCGATCATCAGTGACGATCCGCCAGAAAAATTCCGCAAAGGTATCAAAGATGCGTTCCACAACATTAGCGAAGGTGTCGATGTTGACGTGGAATTTGAAGAAGATGGCTACCTGATTGAAAAGTCCATTAAGGAAGTGAATTTCTCTTCGGGCAAGCCTTTGATTCTTGCGTCTTCTTGGGAAATCAATATCGCCAACGAAAAGAATGCGCTGCTTTTCGAAATTACTCCGCCGTCCAGCGAAACGTTGATTATCAATCGTAGTTTCGTCGGTTACAAGGGTGCGCTTAATTTACTCGAAAAGATTTATAGCACATCTGTCGGTGGTAAATAA